The Candidatus Binatia bacterium genomic interval GGACCGCGAGGTCAGCTCGGGCGACGTTCGCCGCGTCATCGACGCCAGCAAGATCATCAACCTCCCGAGCGATCGGCAGATCATCCACGCGCTGCCGCGCTACTTTACGGTGGACGGCCAAGAGGGGGTCAGCGACCCGATCGGGATGGCCGGCGGCCGGCTCGAGGTGGACACGCACATCGTGACCGGCAGCACGAGTTTCATCACCAACGTGCTCAAGTGCGTGCAGCGCGCCGGACTCGAGGCGCTCGGCGTCGTCTTCGAGCCGCTTGCCAGCTCCGCCGCGACGCTTCTGCAAGAGGAGAAACAGGTCGGGGTCGTGCTGCTCGACATCGGCGGCGGCACGACCGACATCGCCGTCTACTCCCTCGGCAGTGCGATCTATACCGCCACGATTCCGGTCGGCGGGAACGTGCTGACCAGCGACATCTCGCTCGGCCTCAAAACGACGCTGGCGCAGGCCGAGGAGATCAAGAAGCAGCTCGGGGCGACGGCGAGCGAGCAGACCTTCGCGGTGCATACGCTCGACGGGCGCGCGACGCGCGAGCATGCGACGTCGGAGCTTCGGCAGATCGTCGTGCCGCGCGTGCTCGAGACGCTGCGGATGGCGAAGCAGAAGATCGTCGAGAACGTGCCGCGCGATCTCGTACTGGGAGAGGTGGTTTTGACGGGCGGCGGCGCGCAGCTTCCCGGCATCGAGGCGATCGCCGAAGAGGTGTTCGGGCTTCCGGTTCGCATCGGTCTGCCGAATACGCTCGGCGGACTGACCGAGGCGATGACCGCGCCGCAGTACGCGACCGCGATCGGTCTCGTGCTCTTCGGCGCGAACGGCGACCGCGAGGACGCCGCGCGCTCGAATCGTCGCAGCGGCGCGTTTACGGCGCGAGTCCAGCGGTGGCTGGCGGACCTATGGACGTAGAGACTCTTATAAACTCACTCTTGATGGAGGGACCCCAAGGAAATGGCTGAGGTACGACGTTCCGCCCACGAACCCGAGCACGCCGCGACGATCAAGGTCATCGGGATCGGCGGCGGCGGCTGTAACGCGGTCAACCGCATGATCGCAGCCGGCTTGTCCGGCGTGGATTTCTTTGCGGTCAACTCCGACGTGCAGGCGCTGCGCGGC includes:
- the ftsA gene encoding cell division protein FtsA, giving the protein MKHGTVCGLDIGTTKTCTVVAVNGPTGLEIVGVGEAPSLGMRKGVVVDLEETIKSIEAATEKAERMAGVHFSEVFVGITGDHIRSTNNRAVVAVSGEDREVSSGDVRRVIDASKIINLPSDRQIIHALPRYFTVDGQEGVSDPIGMAGGRLEVDTHIVTGSTSFITNVLKCVQRAGLEALGVVFEPLASSAATLLQEEKQVGVVLLDIGGGTTDIAVYSLGSAIYTATIPVGGNVLTSDISLGLKTTLAQAEEIKKQLGATASEQTFAVHTLDGRATREHATSELRQIVVPRVLETLRMAKQKIVENVPRDLVLGEVVLTGGGAQLPGIEAIAEEVFGLPVRIGLPNTLGGLTEAMTAPQYATAIGLVLFGANGDREDAARSNRRSGAFTARVQRWLADLWT